In one Pseudomonas sp. R84 genomic region, the following are encoded:
- a CDS encoding SurA N-terminal domain-containing protein has translation MKLTTLIMLLTCWLPLAWANNEPAVARVNGEEISGFRFERFFAEYLEDQGRAVASIRSPRAYKELRQAALQTLIDKELLWQESQKRGVQIDDQVVREQIEQTRMAIGGADKFVRRLQDAGFDEASFTEYTRRELAAQQMFAELIRANTLQPRHLLIRVPAQADTATVAAARLRLLQMRASIVSGATFASDPVRSPFGWHVIYLPNHLEAADVPDLQGLDTVRAQLARQQQTQARRQVLAQLRVQNRIERIDDD, from the coding sequence ATGAAGCTCACAACGCTGATAATGCTGCTGACCTGTTGGCTGCCGCTGGCGTGGGCCAATAACGAACCGGCCGTGGCGCGAGTCAACGGCGAGGAGATTTCCGGGTTTCGCTTTGAGCGCTTCTTCGCCGAATACCTGGAAGATCAGGGTCGCGCCGTGGCGAGCATTCGTAGCCCCAGGGCCTATAAAGAGCTGCGTCAGGCAGCGCTGCAAACGTTGATCGACAAAGAACTGCTATGGCAGGAGTCGCAAAAACGCGGTGTGCAGATTGACGATCAAGTGGTGCGCGAGCAAATCGAGCAAACCCGCATGGCCATCGGCGGCGCGGATAAATTCGTCCGGCGCTTGCAGGACGCCGGTTTCGATGAGGCATCCTTCACCGAGTACACCCGCCGCGAACTGGCGGCGCAGCAGATGTTCGCCGAACTGATTCGCGCCAATACCTTGCAACCACGCCACCTGCTGATCCGTGTGCCCGCGCAAGCGGATACAGCCACAGTCGCCGCAGCGCGTCTACGCTTGTTGCAAATGCGCGCCTCGATTGTAAGCGGGGCCACGTTCGCCAGCGATCCGGTGCGTTCACCGTTTGGCTGGCATGTGATTTATTTGCCGAACCACCTGGAGGCCGCCGATGTCCCAGATTTACAGGGGCTGGACACAGTCAGGGCACAGCTCGCCCGACAGCAACAGACCCAGGCTCGTCGTCAGGTGCTCGCGCAATTACGGGTGCAGAACAGGATCGAACGAATTGACGACGACTGA
- a CDS encoding ABC transporter substrate-binding protein, with protein MNLSDVLALILLAGVSLGASAAPLTSEEAAGKRLYRQGLSASGEAIMARVGAADMLLPATSLPCANCHGADGLGRPEGGVRPPPLNWARLTSTYGQQQVNGRSYPAYTESSLATVIEQGRDPGHNRLDPSMPRFLLSMKDQRNLTAYLKRLADERDPGLDAETLHLGTLLPSQGPLAEEGATVAAVLNGSVARINQAGGIHGRQLRLTVIDPGPDRASAEQALQRLIEQEQVFALIAPLAPALDGELGPRLEQAGMPLIGPMSILGTLQTSPQIFEPLPGLREQLIALADYATVSLRVLQGPTLIAYPDDPAQTLAAQNLGQYLQDHGWQKVHLQAYDPAADALPLGSRSVFYLGNGGGFSRLATRLQSAGQVPYLFAASSQVAGDLLQVPDGFTRRVFLAYPFVPSDWTQTGRMALTLLREGQGLGAQHAVLQVGAYASMLLLSEGMKQAGRDASREKLVTALEGLHDFDTGLTPRLSFGPGRRLGLSGAHVVTVDLPDQRFYLVAPYKPIVASP; from the coding sequence ATGAACCTGAGCGATGTACTCGCCCTGATCCTGCTCGCTGGCGTCAGCCTTGGCGCGAGTGCTGCGCCGCTGACTTCGGAGGAAGCGGCAGGCAAGCGCCTGTACCGCCAAGGCCTGTCAGCTAGCGGCGAAGCGATCATGGCGCGGGTTGGCGCGGCGGATATGTTGCTGCCGGCAACCAGCCTGCCGTGCGCCAATTGCCACGGCGCCGATGGCCTCGGGCGACCGGAAGGCGGGGTGCGTCCGCCGCCCCTGAACTGGGCGCGACTGACCAGCACCTACGGTCAGCAACAGGTCAACGGGCGCAGCTATCCGGCGTACACCGAAAGCAGTCTGGCGACTGTCATCGAGCAGGGCCGCGACCCCGGCCACAATCGCCTCGACCCGAGCATGCCGCGCTTTCTGCTGTCGATGAAGGATCAGCGCAATCTCACCGCGTACCTCAAGCGTCTGGCCGATGAGCGCGACCCGGGCCTCGATGCCGAGACCCTGCACCTGGGCACCTTGCTGCCCAGCCAAGGCCCTTTGGCCGAGGAGGGCGCGACAGTAGCAGCCGTACTCAACGGCAGTGTCGCGCGGATCAATCAGGCCGGTGGCATTCACGGCCGCCAGTTGCGGTTGACGGTGATCGATCCCGGTCCGGATCGCGCCAGTGCCGAGCAGGCATTGCAGCGTTTGATCGAGCAGGAACAAGTGTTTGCCCTGATCGCGCCGCTGGCGCCGGCCCTCGACGGCGAACTCGGGCCGCGTCTGGAACAGGCCGGCATGCCGCTGATCGGGCCGATGTCGATCCTCGGCACCCTGCAGACCAGTCCACAGATTTTCGAACCGTTGCCCGGCCTGCGCGAGCAACTGATCGCCCTGGCCGACTATGCCACGGTGAGTTTGCGCGTGCTGCAAGGGCCGACGCTGATTGCCTATCCCGATGACCCTGCACAAACGCTGGCCGCGCAAAACCTCGGCCAGTACTTGCAGGATCACGGCTGGCAAAAAGTCCATCTGCAAGCCTACGACCCAGCAGCGGATGCACTGCCGCTGGGCTCGCGATCAGTGTTTTATCTGGGCAATGGCGGCGGTTTCAGTCGTCTGGCGACGCGCCTGCAAAGCGCCGGGCAAGTGCCGTATCTGTTCGCCGCTTCAAGCCAAGTGGCCGGCGATCTGCTGCAAGTGCCCGACGGCTTCACCCGGCGGGTGTTTCTCGCCTATCCGTTCGTGCCCAGCGACTGGACCCAGACCGGACGCATGGCCCTGACACTGCTGCGCGAAGGCCAGGGCCTTGGCGCCCAGCACGCCGTGCTGCAAGTCGGCGCTTACGCCTCGATGTTGCTGCTCAGCGAAGGCATGAAACAGGCTGGCCGCGACGCCAGCCGCGAAAAACTGGTGACGGCGCTGGAAGGCCTGCACGACTTCGACACCGGCCTGACCCCGCGCCTGAGTTTCGGCCCCGGCCGACGCTTGGGCTTGAGCGGCGCCCACGTGGTCACCGTGGATTTGCCCGATCAGCGTTTCTATCTGGTCGCGCCTTATAAACCGATTGTTGCCAGCCCCTGA
- a CDS encoding cytochrome D1 domain-containing protein: MNRIINIIGICSLAMAGAVLTLSEIALAQTAGDQTLNRDGVAVDFNLKPLAVDGKLREGEFADVQFRVTDSASGQPLSGVAPGAWVDPQTLAADQAQGRDQSCKARVGVFLKSNIGARPLLDLNSYFLLVMNRDASIAVVDPSVSVGGITSTLARIELKQPPMDWVTPKDNKRVFVSMPTAGEVAVIDSEQFKVLDSIKAGSQPVRVALQPDERLLWVGNNASKAEDSGVTVIDTQSLKALKHLNTGRGHHEISFSKDSRYAFVSNRDDGTVSVIDIASLTIVQQIKTGSHPLSVAYSPLSGAVYVADGKDGTVSVIDASTHAIRRVIKLQQGLGPMGFSADGRFGVVLNTVENRATVIDASTNSAIHDLDVSAEPYQVVFTQAYAYIRGLASPKVTMINLSSLGEGRQPISQGFEAGPQAPRLAGDLPLASSLAVSRDDNAVFVVNPVDNTTYFYAEGMNAPMSGYPNRGQIARAVMVIDRSLREVSPGLYSARVKLPAAGRFDVAFLLNQPNIIHCFTAQIDPDGKPQKHLGQPKVEFLLDKTAVALNDPYVVRFRIVQGKDKTQRSGVKDVQLRYYLAPTSHPREVAALEVADGVYEAPITLDRSGAWYLHVRAASLGAGFDDKSFASVRVAPGQAR, encoded by the coding sequence ATGAACAGGATCATCAACATCATTGGTATTTGCTCGCTGGCCATGGCCGGGGCGGTGCTGACGCTGAGTGAGATTGCGCTGGCGCAAACCGCTGGCGATCAGACGCTCAATCGTGACGGAGTGGCGGTGGACTTCAACCTCAAGCCACTGGCCGTCGACGGCAAGCTGCGCGAAGGCGAATTCGCCGATGTGCAGTTCCGCGTCACTGACAGCGCCTCCGGCCAGCCTCTGTCCGGCGTGGCGCCGGGCGCCTGGGTCGATCCGCAGACCCTCGCCGCCGATCAGGCCCAGGGCCGCGACCAGAGCTGCAAAGCCCGGGTCGGCGTGTTCCTCAAATCCAACATCGGCGCGCGGCCGTTACTCGACCTCAACAGCTATTTCCTGCTGGTGATGAACCGTGACGCCAGCATCGCCGTGGTCGATCCGTCGGTCTCGGTCGGCGGCATCACCAGCACCCTCGCACGGATCGAACTCAAACAACCGCCGATGGATTGGGTCACGCCCAAAGACAACAAACGCGTGTTCGTCTCGATGCCGACCGCCGGCGAAGTGGCCGTTATCGACAGCGAGCAATTCAAGGTTCTCGATTCGATCAAGGCCGGCAGCCAACCGGTGCGCGTGGCGCTGCAACCCGATGAACGTCTACTGTGGGTCGGCAACAACGCGAGCAAAGCCGAGGACTCCGGCGTGACGGTGATCGACACGCAAAGCCTAAAAGCCCTCAAACATCTGAATACCGGACGCGGCCACCACGAAATCAGCTTCAGCAAAGACAGCCGCTACGCCTTCGTCAGCAATCGCGACGACGGCACCGTCAGCGTGATCGACATCGCCAGCCTGACCATCGTCCAGCAGATCAAGACCGGCTCCCATCCGTTGTCAGTCGCCTATTCGCCGCTGTCCGGCGCGGTCTACGTGGCCGATGGCAAGGACGGCACCGTGAGCGTGATCGACGCCAGCACCCACGCCATCCGCCGGGTGATCAAACTGCAACAAGGCCTCGGCCCGATGGGCTTCAGCGCCGACGGCCGCTTCGGTGTAGTGCTCAACACCGTGGAAAACCGCGCCACGGTTATCGACGCCTCCACCAACAGCGCGATCCACGACCTCGACGTCAGCGCCGAACCCTACCAAGTGGTGTTTACCCAGGCCTACGCCTATATCCGCGGACTCGCTTCACCAAAAGTCACCATGATCAACCTGTCCTCCCTCGGAGAGGGCCGCCAACCGATCAGTCAAGGCTTCGAGGCCGGCCCGCAAGCGCCGCGCCTGGCCGGGGATTTGCCGCTGGCCTCAAGCCTCGCGGTGTCGCGTGACGACAACGCGGTGTTCGTGGTCAATCCGGTCGACAACACCACCTATTTCTACGCCGAAGGCATGAACGCGCCGATGTCCGGTTACCCCAACCGTGGCCAGATCGCCCGCGCCGTCATGGTTATCGATCGCAGCCTGCGCGAAGTCTCGCCGGGGCTCTACAGCGCCCGGGTAAAACTGCCGGCAGCAGGGCGCTTCGACGTGGCGTTCCTGCTCAACCAGCCGAACATCATTCACTGCTTTACCGCGCAGATTGATCCTGACGGCAAACCGCAAAAACACCTCGGCCAGCCGAAAGTCGAGTTCCTCCTCGACAAGACTGCCGTGGCACTCAACGACCCTTACGTCGTGCGTTTCCGCATCGTCCAAGGCAAAGACAAAACCCAGCGCAGCGGCGTCAAAGACGTGCAACTGCGCTACTACCTCGCGCCCACCTCGCACCCCCGCGAAGTGGCGGCGCTGGAAGTCGCCGATGGCGTATACGAAGCGCCAATCACCCTCGACCGCAGCGGCGCCTGGTATCTGCATGTGCGTGCGGCATCGCTGGGTGCCGGTTTCGATGACAAGTCCTTTGCCAGTGTTCGGGTCGCCCCCGGCCAGGCCCGTTGA
- a CDS encoding SCO family protein, translated as MRLLDWISLTVCFWILGNVALAHEGHVSEPPAAVAAAPAKGTHDAKTWFTDTPLQDQNGETLRFYSDALQNRIVLLNVIFTSCNDACPLITQKLKEVRELLGDKAQDITFISLTSDPLRDTPAVLKAYTLKQGSDDPHWLFLTGDKAQMDLVLSRIGQIVPTPEQHSTQLIVGDVANKRWSKIRPDAPAAAIAQRLQLLTMPVAGR; from the coding sequence ATGAGACTGCTCGACTGGATCTCCCTGACCGTGTGCTTCTGGATTCTTGGTAACGTCGCGCTCGCCCACGAAGGCCACGTCTCTGAGCCGCCAGCCGCTGTGGCTGCCGCCCCGGCCAAAGGCACTCACGATGCGAAAACCTGGTTCACCGACACGCCGTTGCAGGATCAGAATGGCGAGACCCTGCGCTTCTACAGCGATGCGCTGCAAAACCGCATAGTCCTGCTCAACGTGATCTTCACCAGTTGCAACGACGCCTGTCCGCTGATCACCCAAAAGCTCAAGGAAGTGCGCGAGTTGCTCGGTGACAAGGCGCAGGACATCACCTTTATTTCCCTTACCAGTGACCCGTTGCGCGATACGCCGGCGGTGCTCAAGGCTTACACCTTGAAGCAGGGTTCCGATGACCCTCATTGGCTTTTTCTTACCGGCGACAAGGCGCAGATGGACCTGGTATTGAGCCGCATCGGCCAGATCGTGCCGACTCCCGAACAGCATTCCACACAGTTGATCGTCGGCGATGTCGCCAATAAACGCTGGAGCAAAATCCGCCCCGACGCCCCGGCCGCCGCCATTGCCCAGCGCTTGCAGTTGCTGACAATGCCCGTGGCTGGCCGCTGA
- a CDS encoding SCO family protein, which produces MNRFASTGLLTLCLLSLGIQQVHAHSADEHAGHKAPASNTQEHAQVKFANVPLLDQNGKTVRLEQDLVKGKIVVMSFIYTSCTTVCPVVSSIMGKVQKQLGARVGEEVQLVSISIDPQRDDPKRLQDYARTFQRGPGWSWLTGSPQSINETLKGLGSFSGDLKSHQPLILVGDGDSRHWMRYYGFTDPALLAKEVEKLSGLRTHAKHTAIAMEQQP; this is translated from the coding sequence ATGAACCGATTTGCATCCACTGGCCTGCTGACCCTGTGCCTGTTGAGCCTTGGCATTCAACAAGTCCACGCTCATTCGGCCGACGAACACGCCGGTCACAAAGCCCCGGCCAGCAACACCCAGGAACATGCCCAGGTGAAATTCGCCAATGTGCCGTTGCTCGACCAGAACGGTAAAACCGTACGCCTCGAACAAGACCTGGTGAAGGGAAAAATCGTCGTCATGAGCTTTATCTACACCAGTTGCACCACGGTGTGCCCGGTGGTTTCGTCGATCATGGGCAAGGTGCAGAAGCAGCTCGGCGCGCGGGTCGGCGAAGAAGTGCAGTTGGTCTCAATCAGCATCGACCCGCAGCGCGACGACCCGAAACGCCTGCAGGATTATGCCCGTACCTTCCAGCGCGGGCCGGGCTGGAGCTGGCTGACCGGTTCACCACAGTCGATCAATGAAACCCTCAAGGGCCTTGGCAGTTTCAGTGGCGACCTGAAAAGTCATCAACCGCTGATCCTCGTCGGCGACGGCGACAGCCGCCACTGGATGCGCTACTACGGCTTCACTGATCCGGCGCTGCTGGCCAAGGAAGTGGAAAAACTCAGCGGCCTGCGCACCCACGCCAAACACACCGCCATCGCCATGGAGCAACAGCCATGA